A genomic region of Streptomyces sp. R33 contains the following coding sequences:
- a CDS encoding nucleobase:cation symporter-2 family protein has translation MAKTPRFRTDAVAVPEEKHPVDETLPPLKMFTSGLQHVAAMYAGVVAPPMIVGPAVGLSATETAFLMGASLFTAGLATLLQTLGFWKVGAKLPFVNGVSFAGVTPMIAIGKGEGADAVPIIFGAIIVAGLVGFLAAPYFGKLVRFFPPVVTGTVITLIGVSLLPVAFNWSQGGNRTATDYGSMKNIGMAAVTLVIVLLMRKFLRGFLQQISILLGLVAGTLIALPLGMTSFDAVRNASLVGFPTPFHFGAPQFQAAAIVSMCIVMLVCMTESTADILALGKIVGRPADAKTIEGGLRADTLGSALSPLFNGFMCSAFAQNIGLVAMTKVRSRFVVAAGGGILILLGLCPIAASVIGVVPLPVLGGAGIVLFGSVAASGIQTLAGAAMEKGENALIVAASVGIGLIPIAAPDFYHAFPKDLLVVLDSGISTGCVVAIALNLAFNHFGARRGAAAAPEPVAVH, from the coding sequence GTGGCCAAGACGCCCAGGTTTCGAACAGATGCTGTCGCAGTACCGGAGGAGAAGCACCCGGTCGACGAGACCCTGCCTCCGCTGAAAATGTTCACGAGCGGCCTCCAGCACGTGGCCGCCATGTACGCGGGTGTCGTCGCCCCGCCCATGATCGTCGGCCCTGCCGTCGGACTCTCCGCCACCGAGACCGCGTTCCTGATGGGCGCCTCGCTCTTCACCGCCGGCCTCGCCACCCTCCTCCAGACCCTCGGCTTCTGGAAGGTCGGCGCCAAACTCCCCTTCGTCAACGGCGTCTCGTTCGCCGGTGTGACCCCGATGATCGCCATCGGCAAGGGTGAGGGCGCGGACGCCGTCCCCATAATCTTCGGCGCGATCATCGTCGCCGGGCTCGTCGGGTTCCTCGCCGCCCCGTACTTCGGGAAACTCGTCCGGTTCTTCCCGCCGGTCGTCACCGGCACGGTCATCACCCTGATCGGCGTGTCCCTGCTGCCGGTGGCCTTCAACTGGTCACAGGGCGGCAACCGCACCGCCACCGACTACGGCTCGATGAAGAACATCGGCATGGCCGCCGTCACCCTCGTGATCGTGCTGCTGATGCGCAAGTTCCTGCGCGGCTTCCTCCAGCAGATCTCCATCCTGCTCGGCCTGGTCGCGGGTACGCTGATCGCCCTCCCGCTCGGTATGACCAGCTTCGACGCCGTCAGGAACGCCTCCCTCGTGGGCTTCCCGACCCCGTTCCACTTCGGCGCCCCGCAGTTCCAGGCCGCCGCCATCGTCTCCATGTGCATCGTCATGCTCGTCTGCATGACCGAGTCCACCGCCGACATCCTGGCGCTGGGCAAGATCGTCGGCCGCCCGGCGGATGCGAAGACCATCGAGGGCGGGCTGCGCGCCGACACCCTCGGCAGCGCGCTCAGCCCGCTGTTCAACGGCTTCATGTGCAGCGCCTTCGCGCAGAACATCGGGCTCGTGGCGATGACCAAGGTGCGCAGCCGGTTCGTCGTCGCCGCCGGCGGCGGCATCCTGATCCTGCTGGGCCTGTGCCCGATCGCCGCCTCCGTCATCGGCGTGGTCCCGCTGCCGGTCCTCGGCGGCGCCGGCATCGTGCTGTTCGGCTCGGTCGCGGCCAGCGGGATCCAGACCCTGGCCGGCGCGGCCATGGAGAAGGGCGAGAACGCCCTGATCGTCGCCGCCTCGGTGGGCATCGGCCTGATCCCGATCGCGGCACCGGACTTCTACCACGCGTTCCCGAAGGACCTGCTGGTCGTCCTGGACTCGGGCATCAGCACGGGCTGCGTGGTGGCCATCGCGCTCAACCTGGCCTTCAACCACTTCGGCGCCCGGCGCGGCGCGGCTGCCGCTCCGGAACCGGTGGCGGTGCACTGA